Part of the Leptotrichia sp. oral taxon 215 str. W9775 genome is shown below.
TTTCCCACTTTCATAAGCAAATCCTCTCAACATAACTTTATCCAAAAATCCTTTTAATATCGCAGGTAACGACATCCACCAAATCGGAAAAATCAATATTAATTCATCTGTATTTTTCAAAATTTCCTGATATTTCAGAACCAAAAGATCAGCACTTTTTCCTTGCGAATACAACTCCAAATCTTTTTCAGTCATCACAGGATTGAATCCATCTTTATTTAAATCAATAACTGTGTATTTTTCTTTTGTTTCATCTAGCTTTTTCATTACTTGGTCTAAAATTGCCTTATTAAAACTTCCATCCCATGGGTGTGAGAAAATTACTGTTTTCATTTTGAAACCTCCTCTTTACTATTTATTTTAAACAGTACTTTCTGCCTTTCTATTTCATTTATTAATTCCTCTTCACTAGGCAGATAATTTATATATTTACTTGCAAAAAGATTTTTATTATCATTCAAAACTGAATACTTTATAATAGTTCTATCTGTATCCGTACAAAGAAGAAGTCCTATTGTTGGATTATCATTTTTCTGTTTTTTTAAGTCATCATACATTCTTACGTACATATCAAGTTGTCCAATATCCTGATGTGTTAATTTTCCTGTTTTTAACTCTACTATAACAAAACATTTCAAAATATAGTTATAAAATACCAAATCGATATAAAAATCTGAATTTTCTGTACGAATATGCTGTTGCCTTTCCACAAATGCAAAACCTTTTCCAAGTTCCATCATAAATTTTTGAATATCGTCTGTTAATGCTTTTTCTAATTCATTTTCTGTATAAGACATATTTGTTGGTAAATCTAGAAACTCCAAAACTACTGGATTTTTTATAAATTCTTTTGCTTGTAGTTTTTTTGTCTTCTCTTTCATTTCATTTTCGACAATTTTTTTATCAATACTTGCAACAATACGATCATAGTAGAGTGTAGATATATTCCTATCCAAAGTTCTTACAGACCACATATTTTCTGCTGCTTCCGTCAAATAAAATATTCTAGCCTTCTCATTGGAAACTCTTAAAACTTTCTGAATGTGTGTCCAAGTTAATTTGGAAATCAGTGATTTCCATTTTTCATAATCTGAAAATAGTACATAAAACTGTCTAATATTCCGAATATTTCTTTCTCCAAAACCTTTTCCAAATTCTTCTGTCAATTCTTTTGATAAATTTTTGATAATTTCTTTCCCGTATTCAGCTCTTTCTTTTCCTCGCTGTTCTTCTTCTACAATTCTTCTTCCAATTTCCCAATATGCTTCCACCATAGCCGAATTTATAGCAGTATATGCTTTTTGTCTAGCATTTTTAAGTATTTCTTTCACTTCATTAATATAGTTATTTGAAACCTCCATCAAAATCCCCCTCTTTTTTTAATTGCTGTAAAGTCTATTTATTCAATTTTTTATAGTCCTCTAATCCATTTTTCTACATGATCAGCCACAATATCATTATTTAAATTCTGAAATATAAAATGATTATTCCCAAAAATACCTTCTTTTGGAAGTTCAAATAAAACTGAATTTCCGCCTTCATCATTGTAATTTTTTACAAAATTTTTACATTTTTCCAATCTTTCCTGCCAAATTGGAGTTGATAAAATTTTAGGATCTCCATTTTCAATGTAATCACCAAAATAAAATGCTATAGGTATTTTTTGTGCCAATAATTCTTTGTATTCTATACTATTTTCTGCTGCAGGTCCACCAGGTTCAATTGCAACTATTGCTTTTATATTTTTGGTATAAACAGGTGCTAACCAACCTGGAGATCCTCCTTGAGAATGACTAATAATTATAGATTTTTTACCTGTTCTCTTGTATACTTCATCAATAGTGGCAGCAAGAGCCTTAGCAACAACTTCCTTATTAAAATCAAGTCCCCTGTCAGATTTCATTCCTGTATCAGGAGTCATTTGTCTGAAAAATTGGTCAATTGAGTATTCATCGTCTAAAAATTGCTAGTTTGTATTT
Proteins encoded:
- a CDS encoding NAD(P)H-dependent oxidoreductase; translated protein: MKTVIFSHPWDGSFNKAILDQVMKKLDETKEKYTVIDLNKDGFNPVMTEKDLELYSQGKSADLLVLKYQEILKNTDELILIFPIWWMSLPAILKGFLDKVMLRGFAYESGKYGIKGLLPIKSAKMITTAEAPKFLLNIMGFGMTMRKANLGGVGIKNTKWIHYSLRAKGKDEDRKKFLEKVGKFVSN
- a CDS encoding YhcG family protein, giving the protein MEVSNNYINEVKEILKNARQKAYTAINSAMVEAYWEIGRRIVEEEQRGKERAEYGKEIIKNLSKELTEEFGKGFGERNIRNIRQFYVLFSDYEKWKSLISKLTWTHIQKVLRVSNEKARIFYLTEAAENMWSVRTLDRNISTLYYDRIVASIDKKIVENEMKEKTKKLQAKEFIKNPVVLEFLDLPTNMSYTENELEKALTDDIQKFMMELGKGFAFVERQQHIRTENSDFYIDLVFYNYILKCFVIVELKTGKLTHQDIGQLDMYVRMYDDLKKQKNDNPTIGLLLCTDTDRTIIKYSVLNDNKNLFASKYINYLPSEEELINEIERQKVLFKINSKEEVSK